The following coding sequences lie in one Zingiber officinale cultivar Zhangliang chromosome 2B, Zo_v1.1, whole genome shotgun sequence genomic window:
- the LOC122048433 gene encoding glucan endo-1,3-beta-glucosidase 8-like → MPFCWLLACLLVAAAADFSVSPADAALGINWGTIASHRLPPNTIRQLLLDNGIKKVKIFDADGHSLGALAGTGIEVMIAIPNEMLAAMNDYENAKNWVKQNVTYYNFQGGVNIKLIGVGNEPFLRSYNGSFTNVTFPALKNIQAALDDAGIGDAVKVTIPLNADVYDSPVDNPVPSAGKFRPDVADLMSQIVSFFSKNGSPFTVNIYPFLSLYGNPNFPIDYAFFDGTATPVLDGGIAYTNVFDANFDTLVAALDRIGFGDLPIVVGEIGWPTDGEANANVTLAEKFYSGLLKRLAAKQGTPRRPNADIDVYLFSLLDEDAKSIAPGNFERHWGLFTYDGRPKFPLDLACDGHSRWPASAKDVLYLPAKWCTLNPSQSNASSKLSDNVDFACSSADCTAIGDGGSCSAMDWRGKASYAFNAYFQTQYQQLESCNFQGLGELTEQNISQAICNFTLQIVGWSSAANSLRHNWRMLAAVGGILVLMY, encoded by the exons ATGCCTTTTTGCTGGCTCCTCGCGTGCCTGCTCGTTGCCGCCGCCGCCGACTTCTCTGTCTCGCCGGCCGACGCTGCCCTGGGTATCAACTGGGGGACGATCGCCTCCCACAGGCTGCCTCCGAACACGATCCGGCAGCTCCTGCTGGATAATGGAATAAAAAAAGTCAAGATATTCGACGCCGACGGCCATTCCCTGGGGGCGCTGGCCGGAACAGGGATCGAGGTCATGATCGCCATTCCCAACGAAATGCTCGCCGCCATGAACGACTACGAGAACGCGAAGAACTGGGTGAAGCAGAACGTCACCTACTACAACTTCCAGGGCGGAGTAAACATCAA atTGATCGGCGTCGGGAACGAGCCCTTCCTCAGATCGTACAATGGTTCCTTCACCAACGTCACCTTCCCCGCGCTCAAGAACATCCAAGCCGCCCTCGATGACGCTGGCATCGGCGACGCCGTGAAGGTCACCATCCCCCTCAACGCCGACGTTTATGACTCCCCCGTAGATAATCCTGTCCCTTCTGCCGGAAAATTCCGCCCCGACGTCGCCGACCTCATGTCCCAGATCGTCTCCTTCTTCAGCAAAAACGGCTCCCCCTTTACCGTCAACATCTACCCCTTCCTCAGCCTCTACGGAAACCCCAACTTCCCCATCGACTACGCCTTCTTCGACGGTACCGCCACGCCGGTCCTGGACGGCGGCATCGCGTACACCAATGTCTTCGACGCCAACTTCGACACGCTGGTGGCGGCTCTCGACAGAATCGGATTCGGCGACTTGCCGATCGTCGTTGGGGAGATCGGCTGGCCGACCGACGGCGAGGCCAATGCTAACGTGACCCTGGCGGAGAAGTTCTACAGTGGGCTGCTCAAGCGCCTCGCCGCGAAACAGGGGACGCCCCGCCGGCCGAACGCCGACATCGACGTGTACCTGTTCAGCCTCCTCGACGAGGACGCGAAGAGCATCGCGCCAGGGAACTTCGAGCGCCACTGGGGGCTGTTCACCTACGACGGCCGGCCGAAGTTCCCGCTCGACCTCGCCTGCGACGGGCACAGCAGGTGGCCGGCGTCCGCAAAGGACGTGCTCTACCTGCCGGCGAAGTGGTGCACGTTGAACCCGAGCCAGAGCAACGCGAGCTCCAAGCTGTCCGACAATGTGGATTTCGCGTGCAGCTCCGCGGACTGCACGGCGATCGGAGATGGGGGATCGTGCAGCGCCATGGACTGGCGGGGGAAAGCTTCGTACGCCTTCAATGCCTATTTCCAGACGCAGTATCAGCAGCTAGAGAGCTGCAACTTCCAAGGGCTGGGAGAGCTGACGGAGCAGAACATCTCGCAAGCCATCTGCAACTTCACTTTGCAGATCGTCGGATGGTCGTCGGCGGCGAACTCATTGCGGCATAATTGGCGGATGTTGGCGGCGGTTGGAGGAATTTTGGTGCTTATGTACTGA